Proteins encoded by one window of Anas platyrhynchos isolate ZD024472 breed Pekin duck chromosome 14, IASCAAS_PekinDuck_T2T, whole genome shotgun sequence:
- the GRK6 gene encoding G protein-coupled receptor kinase 6 isoform X1: MELENIVANTVLLKAREGGGGNRKGKSKKWRQMLQFPHISLCEELRQALERDYHSLCERQPIGRALFRQFCETRPELARCVSFLDAVAGYEVAPDEKRKECGQHLIEKYLKPKSEDHVPEVPPQLVDACCERLEQEPSKELFKESTKLIHDYLSVAPFADYLDSLYFNRFLQWKWLERQPVTKNTFRQYRVLGKGGFGEVCACQVRATGKMYACKKLEKKRIKKRKGEAMALNEKQILEKVNSRFVVSLAYAYETKDALCLVLTLMNGGDLKFHIYHMGEAGFEEPRAAFYAAEICCGLEDLHQERIVYRDLKPENILLDDHGHIRISDLGLAVHVPEGQTIKGRVGTVGYMAPEVVKNERYTFSPDWWALGCLVYEMIEGQSPFQQRKKKIKREEVERLVKDVQEEYSEKFSPCARSLCTMLLCKDPLERLGCRGAGAREVKEHPLFKHLNFRRLEAGMLDPPFKPDPQAIYCKDVLDIEQFSTVKGVELEPTDNDFYQKFATGSVPIPWQNEMIETECFKELNVFSTDGSVPPDLDWKGQPSPQPKKGLLQRFFSRQDCCGNCSDSEEEPTRL; the protein is encoded by the exons ATGGAGCTGGAGAACATCGTGGCCAACACCGTGCTGCTGAAGGCACGGGAAG GTGGCGGCGGAAACAGGAAGGGCAAGAGCAAGAAATGGCGCCAGATGCTGCAGTTCCCCCACATCAGCCTCTGCGAGGAGCTCCGGCAAGCCCTCG AGCGGGACTACCACAGCCTGTGCGAGAGGCAGCCCATCGGGCGCGCGCTGTTCCGGCAGTTCTGCGAGACGCGCCCCGAGCTGGCACGCTGCGTCAGCTTCCTGGACGCCGTG GCCGGGTACGAGGTGGCTCCGGACGAGAAGCGGAAGGAATGCGGGCAGCACCTGATCGAGAAGTACCTGAAGCCAAAG AGCGAGGACCACGTGCCTGAAGTCCCCCCCCAGCTGGTGGATGCCTGCTGTGAGCGGCTGGAGCAGGAACCCTCCAAGGAGCTCTTCAAGGAATCCACCAA GCTTATCCACGACTACCTGAGTGTGGCTCCCTTTGCTGACTACCTCGACAGCTTGTACTTCAACCGCTTCCTGCAGTGGAAATGGCTGGAACG GCAGCCAGTGACCAAAAACACTTTCCGCCAGTACCGTGTGCTAGGCAAGGGCGGTTTTGGAGAG GTTTGTGCCTGCCAAGTGCGTGCCACGGGGAAGATGTACGCCTGCAAGAAGCTGGAGAAGAAACGGATCAAAAAGCGGAAGGGAGAGGCCATGGCCCTGAATGAGAAACAGATCCTGGAAAAAGTGAACAGTAGGTTTGTA GTGAGCTTAGCCTATGCATATGAAACTAAAGATGCTCTCTGCCTAGTGCTGACCCTCATGAATGGAGGGGACCTCAAGTTCCATATCTACCACATGGGCGAGGCTGGCTTCGAGGAGCCCCGGGCAGCTTTCTATGCTGCTGAGATCTGCTGTGGCCTCGAGGACTTGCACCAGGAGAGGATAGTGTACAG GGACCTGAAGCCAGAGAACATCTTGCTGGATGACCATG GTCACATCCGTATCTCAGACCTGGGGCTGGCCGTGCACGTGCCCGAGGGCCAAACAATCAAAGGACGTGTAGGGACAGTGGGCTACATGG CTCCAGAGGTGGTGAAGAACGAGCGCTACACGTTCAGCCCGGACTGGTGGGCTCTGGGCTGCCTGGTGTACGAGATGATCGAGGGGCAGTCGCCCTTCCAGCAGCGCAAGAAGAAGATCAAGCGGGAGGAGGTGGAGCGCCTGGTGAAGGACGTGCAGGAGGAGTACTCCGAGAAGTTCTCGCCCTGCGCCCGCTCCCTCTGCACCATG CTCCTGTGCAAAGACCCCTTGGAGCGCCTGGGCTGCCGAGGGGCTGGGGCCAGGGAAGTGAAGGAGCACCCTCTCTTCAAGCACCTCAATTTTCGGAGGCTGGAAGCGGGCATGCTGGACCCCCCCTTCAAACCAGAC CCCCAGGCCATCTACTGCAAGGACGTTCTGGACATCGAGCAGTTCTCCACGGTGAAAGGCGTGGAGCTGGAGCCCACGGACAATGACTTCTACCAGAAGTTTGCTACAGGGAGCGTGCCCATTCCTTGGCAGAATGAG ATGATCGAGACAGAGTGCTTCAAGGAGCTGAACGTCTTTAGCACAGATGGCTCGGTGCCCCCAGACCTGGACTGGAAAGGGCAGccctccccccagcccaaaaAAGGGTTACTCCAGCGCTTCTTCAGCAGACAG GACTGTTGTGGGAACTGCAGCGACAGCGAGGAAGAGCCCACCCGGCTGTAG
- the GRK6 gene encoding G protein-coupled receptor kinase 6 isoform X3 — MELENIVANTVLLKAREGGGGNRKGKSKKWRQMLQFPHISLCEELRQALERDYHSLCERQPIGRALFRQFCETRPELARCVSFLDAVAGYEVAPDEKRKECGQHLIEKYLKPKSEDHVPEVPPQLVDACCERLEQEPSKELFKESTKLIHDYLSVAPFADYLDSLYFNRFLQWKWLERQPVTKNTFRQYRVLGKGGFGEVCACQVRATGKMYACKKLEKKRIKKRKGEAMALNEKQILEKVNMLTLMNGGDLKFHIYHMGEAGFEEPRAAFYAAEICCGLEDLHQERIVYRDLKPENILLDDHGHIRISDLGLAVHVPEGQTIKGRVGTVGYMAPEVVKNERYTFSPDWWALGCLVYEMIEGQSPFQQRKKKIKREEVERLVKDVQEEYSEKFSPCARSLCTMLLCKDPLERLGCRGAGAREVKEHPLFKHLNFRRLEAGMLDPPFKPDPQAIYCKDVLDIEQFSTVKGVELEPTDNDFYQKFATGSVPIPWQNEMIETECFKELNVFSTDGSVPPDLDWKGQPSPQPKKGLLQRFFSRQDCCGNCSDSEEEPTRL; from the exons ATGGAGCTGGAGAACATCGTGGCCAACACCGTGCTGCTGAAGGCACGGGAAG GTGGCGGCGGAAACAGGAAGGGCAAGAGCAAGAAATGGCGCCAGATGCTGCAGTTCCCCCACATCAGCCTCTGCGAGGAGCTCCGGCAAGCCCTCG AGCGGGACTACCACAGCCTGTGCGAGAGGCAGCCCATCGGGCGCGCGCTGTTCCGGCAGTTCTGCGAGACGCGCCCCGAGCTGGCACGCTGCGTCAGCTTCCTGGACGCCGTG GCCGGGTACGAGGTGGCTCCGGACGAGAAGCGGAAGGAATGCGGGCAGCACCTGATCGAGAAGTACCTGAAGCCAAAG AGCGAGGACCACGTGCCTGAAGTCCCCCCCCAGCTGGTGGATGCCTGCTGTGAGCGGCTGGAGCAGGAACCCTCCAAGGAGCTCTTCAAGGAATCCACCAA GCTTATCCACGACTACCTGAGTGTGGCTCCCTTTGCTGACTACCTCGACAGCTTGTACTTCAACCGCTTCCTGCAGTGGAAATGGCTGGAACG GCAGCCAGTGACCAAAAACACTTTCCGCCAGTACCGTGTGCTAGGCAAGGGCGGTTTTGGAGAG GTTTGTGCCTGCCAAGTGCGTGCCACGGGGAAGATGTACGCCTGCAAGAAGCTGGAGAAGAAACGGATCAAAAAGCGGAAGGGAGAGGCCATGGCCCTGAATGAGAAACAGATCCTGGAAAAAGTGAACA TGCTGACCCTCATGAATGGAGGGGACCTCAAGTTCCATATCTACCACATGGGCGAGGCTGGCTTCGAGGAGCCCCGGGCAGCTTTCTATGCTGCTGAGATCTGCTGTGGCCTCGAGGACTTGCACCAGGAGAGGATAGTGTACAG GGACCTGAAGCCAGAGAACATCTTGCTGGATGACCATG GTCACATCCGTATCTCAGACCTGGGGCTGGCCGTGCACGTGCCCGAGGGCCAAACAATCAAAGGACGTGTAGGGACAGTGGGCTACATGG CTCCAGAGGTGGTGAAGAACGAGCGCTACACGTTCAGCCCGGACTGGTGGGCTCTGGGCTGCCTGGTGTACGAGATGATCGAGGGGCAGTCGCCCTTCCAGCAGCGCAAGAAGAAGATCAAGCGGGAGGAGGTGGAGCGCCTGGTGAAGGACGTGCAGGAGGAGTACTCCGAGAAGTTCTCGCCCTGCGCCCGCTCCCTCTGCACCATG CTCCTGTGCAAAGACCCCTTGGAGCGCCTGGGCTGCCGAGGGGCTGGGGCCAGGGAAGTGAAGGAGCACCCTCTCTTCAAGCACCTCAATTTTCGGAGGCTGGAAGCGGGCATGCTGGACCCCCCCTTCAAACCAGAC CCCCAGGCCATCTACTGCAAGGACGTTCTGGACATCGAGCAGTTCTCCACGGTGAAAGGCGTGGAGCTGGAGCCCACGGACAATGACTTCTACCAGAAGTTTGCTACAGGGAGCGTGCCCATTCCTTGGCAGAATGAG ATGATCGAGACAGAGTGCTTCAAGGAGCTGAACGTCTTTAGCACAGATGGCTCGGTGCCCCCAGACCTGGACTGGAAAGGGCAGccctccccccagcccaaaaAAGGGTTACTCCAGCGCTTCTTCAGCAGACAG GACTGTTGTGGGAACTGCAGCGACAGCGAGGAAGAGCCCACCCGGCTGTAG
- the GRK6 gene encoding G protein-coupled receptor kinase 6 isoform X2 has product MELENIVANTVLLKAREGGGGNRKGKSKKWRQMLQFPHISLCEELRQALERDYHSLCERQPIGRALFRQFCETRPELARCVSFLDAVAGYEVAPDEKRKECGQHLIEKYLKPKSEDHVPEVPPQLVDACCERLEQEPSKELFKESTKLIHDYLSVAPFADYLDSLYFNRFLQWKWLERQPVTKNTFRQYRVLGKGGFGEVCACQVRATGKMYACKKLEKKRIKKRKGEAMALNEKQILEKVNSRFVVSLAYAYETKDALCLVLTLMNGGDLKFHIYHMGEAGFEEPRAAFYAAEICCGLEDLHQERIVYRDLKPENILLDDHGHIRISDLGLAVHVPEGQTIKGRVGTVGYMAPEVVKNERYTFSPDWWALGCLVYEMIEGQSPFQQRKKKIKREEVERLVKDVQEEYSEKFSPCARSLCTMLLCKDPLERLGCRGAGAREVKEHPLFKHLNFRRLEAGMLDPPFKPDPQAIYCKDVLDIEQFSTVKGVELEPTDNDFYQKFATGSVPIPWQNEMIETECFKELNVFSTDGSVPPDLDWKGQPSPQPKKGLLQRFFSRQR; this is encoded by the exons ATGGAGCTGGAGAACATCGTGGCCAACACCGTGCTGCTGAAGGCACGGGAAG GTGGCGGCGGAAACAGGAAGGGCAAGAGCAAGAAATGGCGCCAGATGCTGCAGTTCCCCCACATCAGCCTCTGCGAGGAGCTCCGGCAAGCCCTCG AGCGGGACTACCACAGCCTGTGCGAGAGGCAGCCCATCGGGCGCGCGCTGTTCCGGCAGTTCTGCGAGACGCGCCCCGAGCTGGCACGCTGCGTCAGCTTCCTGGACGCCGTG GCCGGGTACGAGGTGGCTCCGGACGAGAAGCGGAAGGAATGCGGGCAGCACCTGATCGAGAAGTACCTGAAGCCAAAG AGCGAGGACCACGTGCCTGAAGTCCCCCCCCAGCTGGTGGATGCCTGCTGTGAGCGGCTGGAGCAGGAACCCTCCAAGGAGCTCTTCAAGGAATCCACCAA GCTTATCCACGACTACCTGAGTGTGGCTCCCTTTGCTGACTACCTCGACAGCTTGTACTTCAACCGCTTCCTGCAGTGGAAATGGCTGGAACG GCAGCCAGTGACCAAAAACACTTTCCGCCAGTACCGTGTGCTAGGCAAGGGCGGTTTTGGAGAG GTTTGTGCCTGCCAAGTGCGTGCCACGGGGAAGATGTACGCCTGCAAGAAGCTGGAGAAGAAACGGATCAAAAAGCGGAAGGGAGAGGCCATGGCCCTGAATGAGAAACAGATCCTGGAAAAAGTGAACAGTAGGTTTGTA GTGAGCTTAGCCTATGCATATGAAACTAAAGATGCTCTCTGCCTAGTGCTGACCCTCATGAATGGAGGGGACCTCAAGTTCCATATCTACCACATGGGCGAGGCTGGCTTCGAGGAGCCCCGGGCAGCTTTCTATGCTGCTGAGATCTGCTGTGGCCTCGAGGACTTGCACCAGGAGAGGATAGTGTACAG GGACCTGAAGCCAGAGAACATCTTGCTGGATGACCATG GTCACATCCGTATCTCAGACCTGGGGCTGGCCGTGCACGTGCCCGAGGGCCAAACAATCAAAGGACGTGTAGGGACAGTGGGCTACATGG CTCCAGAGGTGGTGAAGAACGAGCGCTACACGTTCAGCCCGGACTGGTGGGCTCTGGGCTGCCTGGTGTACGAGATGATCGAGGGGCAGTCGCCCTTCCAGCAGCGCAAGAAGAAGATCAAGCGGGAGGAGGTGGAGCGCCTGGTGAAGGACGTGCAGGAGGAGTACTCCGAGAAGTTCTCGCCCTGCGCCCGCTCCCTCTGCACCATG CTCCTGTGCAAAGACCCCTTGGAGCGCCTGGGCTGCCGAGGGGCTGGGGCCAGGGAAGTGAAGGAGCACCCTCTCTTCAAGCACCTCAATTTTCGGAGGCTGGAAGCGGGCATGCTGGACCCCCCCTTCAAACCAGAC CCCCAGGCCATCTACTGCAAGGACGTTCTGGACATCGAGCAGTTCTCCACGGTGAAAGGCGTGGAGCTGGAGCCCACGGACAATGACTTCTACCAGAAGTTTGCTACAGGGAGCGTGCCCATTCCTTGGCAGAATGAG ATGATCGAGACAGAGTGCTTCAAGGAGCTGAACGTCTTTAGCACAGATGGCTCGGTGCCCCCAGACCTGGACTGGAAAGGGCAGccctccccccagcccaaaaAAGGGTTACTCCAGCGCTTCTTCAGCAGACAG aGGTGA